A genomic segment from Aspergillus puulaauensis MK2 DNA, chromosome 1, nearly complete sequence encodes:
- a CDS encoding glucarate dehydratase family protein (COG:S;~EggNog:ENOG410PURJ;~InterPro:IPR029065,IPR036849,IPR013342,IPR034593, IPR034598,IPR029017;~PFAM:PF13378), whose translation MADTIKDIVITPVAFHDMPLLNSVGVHEPFALRSIIEVITDSTYGLGESYGDSAHLERLQKAADQIKASSLSVYNTNAIYQICTNSLDATATSGGDGMAGMVTTASVADKVFSPFEVACLDIQGKLAGIPVSELLGGRVRNNVQYSAYLFYKWAGHPGHPDDEYGAALTPEGLVAQARKIISEYGFRAIKLKGGVFAPAQEVAAIKALHAAFPSLPLRLDPNAAWTVETSKWVAQELAGIVEYLEDPAPEIEGMAAVAAEASMPLATNMAVVAFAHLPPSIAQDAVQVVLSDHHFWGGLRRSQTLAGICATWGMRLSMHSNSHLGISLAAMTHLASATPNLDYACDTHWPWKRRDEDVVVDGALRWVDGGVVVPTAPGLGVELDRERLARLHKQYLDCGIRKRDDTTYMRKFEPGFSATIPKW comes from the coding sequence ATGGCGGACACTATCAAAGACATAGTCATCACCCCGGTGGCATTTCACGACATGCCGCTGCTAAACAGCGTCGGCGTGCACGAGCCATTCGCCCTAAGGAGCATAATCGAAGTCATCACAGACAGCACCTACGGGCTAGGCGAGTCCTACGGCGACTCTGCACACCTCGAGCGCCTCCAGAAAGCCGCAGACCAAATCAAGGCCTCGTCGCTCTCAGTCTACAACACAAACGCCATCTACCAAATATGCACCAACAGCCTCGACGCAACCGCCACAAGCGGCGGCGACGGTATGGCCGGCATGGTCACCACAGCCTCCGTCGCCGATAAAGTCTTCTCCCCCTTCGAGGTCGCCTGCCTCGACATCCAAGGCAAACTAGCCGGCATCCCCGTCTCCGAGCTCCTAGGCGGCCGCGTCCGCAATAACGTGCAATACTCCGCCTACCTCTTCTACAAATGGGCCGGCCACCCCGGCCACCCCGACGACGAATACGGCGCAGCCCTAACCCCCGAAGGTCTCGTCGCGCAAGCCCGCAAAATCATATCCGAGTACGGCTTCCGCGCAATAAAACTCAAGGGCGGCGTCTTCGCACCCGCGCAAGAagtcgccgccatcaaagccCTCCACGCCGcattcccctccctcccgcTCCGCCTCGACCCAAACGCCGCCTGGACAGTCGAGACCTCGAAATGGGTTGCGCAGGAGTTAGCTGGCATAGTCGAGTACCTGGAAGACCCGGCGCCCGAGATCGAGGGCATGGCCGCCGTCGCGGCTGAGGCGTCCATGCCCCTCGCTACCAATATGGCCGTCGTGGCATTCGCCCATCTCCCGCCTTCGATCGCGCAGGATGCCGTCCAGGTCGTGCTCTCGGATCACCATTTCTGGGGCGGCCTGCGCAGGTCCCAGACGCTGGCGGGGATCTGTGCGACGTGGGGGATGCGGCTGTCCAtgcacagcaacagccattTGGGGATTTCGTTGGCGGCGATGACGCATTTGGCGTCTGCGACGCCGAATTTGGATTATGCGTGTGATACGCATTGGCCGTGGAAGAGGcgcgatgaggatgttgttgttgatggggcGTTGaggtgggtggatgggggCGTTGTTGTGCCAACGGCGCCTGGGCTGGGGGTTGAACTTGATCGGGAGAGGCTGGCTCGTTTGCATAAACAGTATCTGGACTGTGGGATTCGGAAGAGAGATGATACGACTTATATGAGGAAGTTTGAGCCAGGCTTTTCGGCGACGATACCGAAGTGGTGA
- a CDS encoding uncharacterized protein (COG:S;~EggNog:ENOG410Q2IU;~InterPro:IPR012674): MVAQTDLSIQNLTGDWVVDKSKTKNMDAALKLQGVGWIRRKAVTSGTITLKIKQTTGPQGGGEPITRLMLQQGLRGIFPGVEQTTTLDWTEHKQVDAVSGAAIIVRSRFVRGVRDAGGRVRPILDIQTTAAGKRGEIEAYLGTAVSVPPEDGGGDSHEKAFVQDFIRCPDGGWTAEQIWAVESIGDGLFLTCKAVAAKGSDTEEASLVYQYGEQE; the protein is encoded by the exons ATGGTCGCACAAACTGATCTCAGCATCCAGAACCTAACAGGGGACTGGGTAGTG GACAAGTCCAAGACAAAAAACATGGACGCGGCGCTTAAACTG CAAGGAGTCGGCTGGATAAGACGCAAAGCCGTGACATCGGGAACCATAACCCTCAAAATCAAACAGACTACCGGTCCACAGGGTGGCGGCGAACCAATTACACGACTCATGTTACAGCAAGGCCTCCGTGGTATCTTCCCTGGGGTTGAGCAGACCACGACATTGGACTGGACGGAGCACAAGCAGGTTGACGCAGTATCGGGCGCTGCTATTATTGTTCGCAGTCGCTTTGTGAGAGGCGTCCGTGATGCGGGTGGCCGAGTGAGGCCAATTCTCGATATCCAGACGACAGCAGCTGGTAAGAGGGGGGAAATCGAGGCCTACCTTGGTACTGCTGTTTCAGTTCCTCCTGAGGATGGAGGGGGAGATTCGCATGAGAAGGCATTTGTGCAGGACTTTATTCGGTGTCCTGATGGAGGGTGGACGGCTGAGCAG ATCTGGGCTGTGGAAAGTATTGGAGATGGGCTATTTCTGACTTGCAAGGCTGTTGCTGCTAAGGGGTCTGACACTGAAGAAGCCTCTCTGGTGTACCAATATGGGGAGCAGGAGTAG
- a CDS encoding uncharacterized protein (CAZy:AA3;~COG:E;~EggNog:ENOG410PH8X;~InterPro:IPR036188,IPR012400,IPR000172,IPR007867;~PFAM:PF00732,PF05199;~go_function: GO:0016614 - oxidoreductase activity, acting on CH-OH group of donors [Evidence IEA];~go_function: GO:0046577 - long-chain-alcohol oxidase activity [Evidence IEA];~go_function: GO:0050660 - flavin adenine dinucleotide binding [Evidence IEA];~go_process: GO:0055114 - oxidation-reduction process [Evidence IEA]) — translation MAEELVSFTPLVAPLAPVPTDQVFSDLQWKTLLSLADTVIPSVRGPRARKSRATKVVSQANLDTALENLKATVPGPDADTVATNYLEENLTSIPEARQAIQRLFSVYVHQEGRNGLSMVLTALNTKAGSLLLTGSMTPIQDQPFYVREQIFKGWADSRLPPVRAVYRALTAIFKKTWVTFSPALYPALGAPLVPVYGSPQDGFKFEFLQIPPGEKPELIETDVLIVGSGCGGSVAAKNLAEAGRRVIVVDKGYSFSNRHFPMKPNEGFNNLFEASGAITNDEGSMGVLAGSTWGGGGTVNWSASLQTQGYVRREWANRGLPFFTSQGFQNSLDRVCDRMGVSTESTNHNKANRMILEGSRKLGYTAKEVPQNTGGTTHYCGHCTLGCHSGGKRGPIETYLVDAANAGATFMEGFNVDRVLFSKKKSGKIASGAIGTWVSRDSHFGTSGVGAVKRKVIIRAKKVVISGGSLHSPLLLLRSGIKNSNIGRNLYLHPVAIAHSVFEEETRPWEGACLTAAVNEFEDIDGQGHGFKIEAVSMLPAAILPIFSWRDGLDYKLQVAKLSHAAGLITLVRDRDPGRVYPDPTDGRVRVDYSVSAFDRHHMIEALIASAKISYISGAKEIHTSYRDMPPFIRPADDAGDSPDGINHPALQAWIEELRRRAPKTSDKVMWASAHQMGSCRMGTSPRTSVVDPEGEVWGTKGLYVVDASIFPSASGVNPMITNMGIADHISSNISRTMDLRSARL, via the exons ATGGCCGAAGAACTCGTCTCCTTCACCCCTCTGGTTGCTCCTCTTGCCCCTGTACCTACCGACCAGGTATTTTCGGATTTGCAATGGAAAACGCTTTTATCCCTCGCCGATACTGTTATACCGTCTGTGCGTGGCCCTAGAGCGCGCAAATCGCGAGCCACCAAAGTTGTATCTCAAGCGAACTTAGATACGGCTCTTGAAAATCTCAAGGCTACCGTGCCCGGTCCTGATGCGGATACCGTCGCCACAAATTATTTGGAGGAAAACTTGACGTCAATCCCAGAGGCTCGCCAAGCCATACAGCGCCTCTTCTCGGTGTATGTGCACCAAGAGGGGAGGAATGGGCTGAGCATGGTTCTCACTGCTCTCAA TACGAAAGCTGGTTCTCTGCTCTTGACGGGGTCGATGACTCCCATTCAAGATCAACCGTTTTATGTTCGGGAACAGATTTTTAAAGGCTGGGCCGACTCGCGACTGCCCCCGGTGCGTGCTGTTTATCGTGCCCTTACTGCGATCTTCAAGAAGACATGGGTTACCTTCAGCCCAGCCCTCTATCCAGCTCTTGGCGCTCCTTTGGTGCCCGTCTATGGATCCCCGCAAGACGGCTTCAAATTCGAATTCTTGCAAATCCCTCCTGGAGAGAAACCTGAATTGATCGAAACCGACGTTCTGATCGTTGGAAGTGGTTGTGGTGGCAGTGTCGCTGCCAAAAATCTCGCAGAGGCTGGCAGGAGGGTTATCGTGGTGGACAAGGGTTATTCATTCTCAAACCGGCACTTCCCAATGAAGCCAAACGAGGGATTCAACAACTTGTTCGAAGCGTCTGGTGCTATTACCAATGATGAGGGTTCGATGGGTGTTCTCGCTGGCTCTACTTGGGGAGGTGGCGGTACCGTGAACTGGTCGGCGTCTCTCCAAACCCAGGGATACGTGCGCCGCGAATGGGCCAACAGAGGTCTTCCGTTCTTCACGTCTCAGGGTttccaaaacagcctggATCGCGTCTGTGACCGCATGGGTGTCAGCACCGAGTCGACCAACCATAACAAGGCCAATCGCATGATCCTCGAGGGTTCCCGAAAACTAGGTTACACTGCCAAAGAGGTGCCGCAGAATACTGGCGGAACCACTCACTACTGTGGGCATTGCACACTGGGCTGCCACAGTGGCGGCAAACGGGGTCCTATCGAGACTTACCTAGTCGATGCTGCTAACGCAGGTGCAACATTCATGGAAGGGTTCAACGTGGACAGAGTCCTCTTTTCTAAGAAGAAGTCTGGAAAGATTGCTTCTGGTGCAATTGGTACCTGGGTTTCACGCGATTCCCATTTTGGGACTTCTGGAGTTGGCGCCGTTAAGCGGAAGGTTATCATTagggcgaagaaggtcgtTATATCGGGGGGTTCGCTGCATAGTCCACTTTTGCTGTTACGGAGTGGCATTAAGAACTCAAATATAGGAAGAAACTTGTATTTGCACCCTG TTGCCATTGCCCATTCGGTTTTTGAGGAAGAGACTCGCCCTTGGGAAGGGGCTTGTTTGACAGCAGCTGTCAACGAATTTGAAGACATCGATGGTCAAGGCCATGGATTCAAGATCGAGGCTGTTTCGATGCTTCCGGCGGCCATTCTCCCTATTTTCTCCTGGCGCGATGGACTTGACTATAAACTCCAGGTGGCCAAATTATCTCACGCAGCCGGCCTTATCACCCTCGTCAGAGATAGAGACCCCGGACGGGTGTACCCAGATCCCACCGATGGACGAGTTCGAGTTGACTACAGTGTCTCGGCCTTTGATCGCCACCATATGATTGAGGCCCTAATTGCTAGCGCGAAGATTTCGTACATTTCCGGAGCGAAAGAAATTCACACCTCCTACCGTGACATGCCGCCATTCATTCGACCAGCCGACGATGCGGGTGACTCGCCTGACGGAATCAACCACCCAGCGCTTCAGGCGTGGATCGAGGAGCTTCGACGCAGGGCACCAAAGACATCGGATAAGGTCATGTGGGCGAGCGCTCACCAGATGGGAAGTTGCCGGATGGGCACATCCCCTCGCACCAGTGTTGTGGACCCCGAAGGCGAAGTCTGGGGAACGAAGGGGCTGTATGTGGTTGATGCGTCGATCTTCCCGAGTGCCAGCGGTGTTAATCCCATGATCACCAATATGGGAATCGCGGATCACATCAGTAGCAATATTTCCAGGACGATGGACTTGCGGAGTGCCCGCCTGTGA
- a CDS encoding bZIP transcription factor (COG:L;~EggNog:ENOG410Q1CR), translating into MEMNPERKQSPVDTAGAPTRAPRLRRPSRPNQEDGSNERRRTQIRMAQRAYRARNQANMTALTRRVAQLETALERMSQAVVSFSDDLVQSDALVVYPNLTDRLRDTVETCLSVANYGEEANHPAQSRESTGYSMEVPPSLHPSLSSNTEDFLATYRSGQIYASGTDAGRSIDVPQFIEHLRISCLHRGLVLLNNPSVSMDSLKRPFRLLLPLVPRETIAAFFNARLHARLNRTQPEQFSEIPFFYLGGAGTHYLEPFSAGESREPAMGSAYSSALAEVPAELDGEWFDVHDLKRYLQGKEVNLTISPAGTEIRPLPRRAINVFDFTAGETGLISPRRRKKPSLTSLALLDRCICLGHSPGFRRRDVERAVNSIPQG; encoded by the exons ATGGAAATGAACCCTGAGCGAAAGCAGTCTCCAGTCGACACCGCAGGGGCACCTACCAGGGCACCCCGGCTGCGGAGACCCAGTCGGCCCAATCAGGAAGATGGTTCGAACGAG CGACGTCGGACACAAATCCGTATGGCCCAGCGGGCGTATCGAGCCCGGAACCAGGCCAATATGACAGCGCTCACCCGGCGCGTTGCCCAGCTAGAGACggcgctggagaggatgagcCAGGCTGTTGTCTCGTTCAGTGATGATTTGGTTCAGTCAGACGCACTGGTCGTATATCCGAATCTTACAGATCGTCTTCGGGACACTGTCGAGACGTGCCTCTCCGTGGCGAACTATGGCGAAGAGGCCAACCACCCAGCACAGAGCAGAGAGTCTACCGGATATTCCATGGAGGTTCCTCCTTCACTCCATCCCAGTCTGTCAAGCAATACAGAGGACTTTCTTGCGACGTACCGCTCTGGCCAGATCTACGCATCCGGGACAGACGCTGGCCGCAGCATAGACGTACCACAATTCATAGAGCACCTCCGAATATCTTGCCTCCACCGCGGCCTCGTCTTACTAAACAACCCTTCTGTCTCCATGGACAGTTTGAAACGACCTTTCCGACTGCTTCTACCACTCGTACCTAGGGAGACAATCGCCGCATTTTTCAACGCCCGTCTCCATGCGCGGCTCAACCGTACACAGCCGGAACAGTTCAGCGAAATCCCCTTCTTCTATTTGGGAGGTGCTGGTACGCATTACCTAGAGCCTTTTTCAGCAGGTGAAAGCCGAGAACCTGCGATGGGGAGTGCATATTCATCAGCACTTGCTGAGGTCCCTGCTGAGCTAGATGGGGAGTGGTTTGACGTGCATGACTTGAAGAGATACTTGCAAGGGAAAGAGGTCAATCTGACGATATCTCCGGCTGGAACTGAGATACGTCCGTTGCCTCGGAGGGCAATTAATGTGTTCGATTTCACGGCCGGTGAGACCGGCCTCATTTCCCCACGAAGACGGAAAAAGCCTTCTCTGACCTCTCTAGCTTTACTTGACAGGTGCATATGTCTAGGCCACAGTCCTGGATTTCGACGAAGAGATGTAGAAAGGGCCGTTAACTCAATACCTCAGGGCTAG
- a CDS encoding uncharacterized protein (COG:G;~EggNog:ENOG410QEHH;~InterPro:IPR020846,IPR011701,IPR036259;~PFAM:PF07690;~TransMembrane:12 (i61-79o99-119i131-152o158-182i194-213o225-248i296-313o333-351i358-379o391-414i426-448o454-476i);~go_function: GO:0022857 - transmembrane transporter activity [Evidence IEA];~go_process: GO:0055085 - transmembrane transport [Evidence IEA]) yields MANRDSVGKGDVEKGVDEKAAHIESPITEIGTFRVVGLSPEDAEFYRNYPEEKRKKVFSKVDARLVPMLALLYLCSHIDRANIGNAKIEGMIDDLGMTGVQYNTVLSIFFIPYVLFEVPSNVLLKKFKRPSTYLGILVVSWGIIMTCTGLVNNYGSLMVVRVLLGIFEAGFFPGAIYLCSYWYMPKDLALRISYFYCASALSGAFSGLLAAAIAEMDGVGGYEGWRWIFILEGLATVVLGIACFFLLIDTPALSTRWLEPDEIQYLELSMFIKQGGRTENDTGFKWRDLMMVLTNWRVYMQAWFLFAQSALSYGTKFTLPTITKSMGFSDTNAQLTSAPPYVAAAISAIVFARLSDHFYWRMPFVVIPMLIVIVAYSIIISLKGELQANMGVAYIAVVLAVIGIYPIQAAAASWNANNIAPASRRAIGIALMNCVGNIGGILGSFMYLESESPKYYTGFGISIALGGTGIIVAVLLEWSYKIANKRKAALEGEARVRYTEEELFDLGDRSPLFKHVL; encoded by the exons ATGGCGAACAGGGACTCGGTTGGAAAAGGTGATGTCGAGAAGGGGGTTGATGAGAAGGCTGCTCATATCGAAAGCCCCATTACAGAGATTGGCACCTTTCGTGTCGTGGGCTTGAGTCCTGAAGATGCGGAATTTTATAGGAACTATCCAGAggagaagcggaagaaggtCTTCAGCAAA GTCGACGCCCGACTAGTCCCCATGCTGGCCTTGCTGTATCTATGCAGCCACATCGACCGTGCCAACATCGGCAACGCAAAGATTGAAGGCATGATTGACGACCTAGGAATGACAGGCGTGCAGTACAACACGGtgctctccatcttcttcatcccctATGTCCTCTTCGAAGTGCCCAGCAACGTCCTGCTCAAGAAGTTCAAGCGCCCATCAACCTACCTGGGCATTCTCGTTGTCTCATGGGGCATCATCATGACCTGCACCGGCCTGGTCAACAACTACGGCAGTCTGATGGTTGTGCGTGTTCTTCTGGGTATTTTCGAAGCTGGGTTCTTCCCTGGCGCCATCTACCTCTGTTCCTACTGGTACATGCCCAAAGACCTCGCCCTGCGGATCTCGTACTTCTACTGCGCCAGCGCCCTCTCAGGCGCCTTTTCAGGCCTGCTCGCTGCAGCAATTGCCGAGATGGACGGCGTCGGTGGCTATGAGGGTTGGCGATGGATTTTCATCCTCGAAGGTCTAGCCACAGTCGTCCTAGGCATtgcctgcttcttcctcctcatcgacacCCCGGCCCTCTCCACACGGTGGCTTGAGCCAGACGAGATCCAGTACCTGGAGTTGTCGATGTTCATCAAGCAGGGTGGACGCACCGAGAACGACACTGGCTTCAAATGGCGAGACCTGATGATGGTCCTTACGAACTGGCGCGTCTACATGCAGGCCTGGTTCCTGTTTGCCCAGTCGGCTCTTTCATACG GAACTAAATTCACTCTCCCCACGATCACAAAGTCCATGGGCTTCAGCGACACAAACGCCCAACTCACATCTGCACCGCCCTACGTCGCcgccgcaatctccgccaTTGTCTTCGCCCGCCTCTCAGACCACTTCTACTGGCGAATGCCGTTCGTCGTTATCCCCATGTTAATTGTGATAGTCGCCTACTCAATCATTATCTCGCTAAAGGGCGAGCTGCAAGCCAACATGGGGGTCGCGTATATcgccgtcgtcctcgccgtaATCGGCATCTACCCGATCCAAGCAGCCGCTGCGTCCTGGAACGCGAATAACATTGCCCCTGCATCGCGGAGGGCTATTGGCATTGCGCTCATGAACTGCGTGGGTAATATTGGTGGCATTCTGGGCAGTTTCATGTATCTTGAGTCTGAGAGCCCGAAGTATTATACGGGCTTTGGGATTAGTATTGCGCTGGGAGGCACGGGGATTATTGTTGCGGTGCT